The Ignisphaera sp. genome segment CTCCAATACTGACACGAGCTATTTGGTCTGCCCTCATAAGTGGGTAGGGGTAGCCAGAGACTATGTATTGCGATAGAACATCTATTAAATGTTTAATTCTAGGCTCTACTGGTTCACCAGCTTCCCCAACAAACTCTATTCTGTATATTCTCGAAAATGGCTCGAATCTAGCATAAGACATGTAGATGGTGGCATCAATACCTGTAACTCTCTTTACACTCTGTCTAAAAGTTTTTGCTGCTACTGCAATGCCTATATGTCTAGAGTTGGTCAGATCCACAGGTTTTGTGTATCCAGGCATGCCATCGGTATATCTCTCAAAATAGTATATATCCCCTTTGACTAGGCCGAGAACATCTTTAGCTGTAGAGTTCTTTGAAATGAAGAATACTTTGCTTGGATATAGAGAAAGTGTTATTAGCAAGTTATTCAAAACATCTTTGATGTTAAATCCCTTTGCTTCAACAAGCTCGTTACCCCCATCAAATAGAGCCTTTCTAATCTTGGAGAAAACAGCTATTAGACTACCATCAATCAAAGCAATGTCAGTATTTTGAATGAGTTGGTATACAAAATCTATTTCTCTTATTGATGAGAGTAGAGAAAGATCATACTCTATATTGCTACTGGATATAACATCTATATCGACTACCCCATTGCTTATCTCCTCGCTACTACCATCTATAGAAACCCATACAGTGTTCTGGATATAGAGTGCATATCCTCGGAACTCCCTATAGTTGTATCCGCTATCAATTGCCGTTATCTTATGTCTCTTTTGGTAAGAGTTTCGATAGCCCTTATAGAAAACCCACATAGACTTGACATTTCTAGCAACATCAAAACTTATTACCTCATCAACCTTACTTCTGATAGCACCAAAATATGTTAGTGCAAAGTCGAGGGCATTTGAAAGCACATTTATCAGCCATGGTAATACTTGTGAACTACTACAGTATTATTTAATTGAGTGGAAGATTATAAAGGAGAGAGATAACCGAAAATGAATGAGGATGCTAAAAGTGAAGATAGTTGAATGTGGCATAGAATGTTTAGACACGGTCAAAGCTATCCTTGTTAAAAATATGGGGTGGTATCAAGCCTACTTTGCTGCAGCATGTTTAGAGCTAGGAAGGTGTAGGGCGTTGGTAGCCTTGGTTAATAATGTTGAGGTAGGGTCGCTATTATTCTATGAGGCTAAGCTTAGCCCAAGCAACTTAGTTGTTATCTACTATGTGGCTGTTGAGGAAATGTATAGAGGAAGAGGTATAGGCAAAGCCCTTGTATCCTCAGCTGAGTACATTTCTGATGGTAGCATGTATATAGCTACTACACATAGAGATAATGTGGCATCGAGAAAGATGTTCAAGGATCTTGACTATAGCGAGATACCTTTTGAGCATCTCAAAGAAAGCACCATAGACTTTTTAGAAAGGCTTGCATGCTCATATGAAGACGACATTGTCTTGTATAAAGGGCATCTAGAGCTAGATTACCTAGCATCACTATCTCTAAATAGGGTTGTTGCTAAGCAGTTGTGGAAAGAGCTTTGCTTCAATCCTTGGAAAAGAATCAGGCATAAGCACTAAATACCCCCAAACAGAAATCGAAAATTATCCTATTTTGAGAAGCTTCTCTACGGTCTCTAGAAACTTTTCTTTGTGTAAATCAATTATGTACTCTCCTCTTAAAGCATACTCCAGAACATCTCTATGCATCTCAAATATCTTCTCAGCGCAAACCAGATCCTTGCTACATGACTGTGGATCCACATAGAAAAAGTTCTCTATCCAAGTTAATGAGAATATTAGCAACCTATAGTCTAGCTCATCATCTGATTCTAGACACAAGACCCTATACCTCGAACATATCTCCTTAGCTATATTCACAAGCTCTTGCTTCTCATTTTCCACCGCTTGCACCAAGTTTATTGTTTGTACTCCTAAAGTAGCTATTATCTAAGGCTATATATAAGTTTTTGAACCTATTTGAAAGGCTAAACTTCAAATGTATTTGCAATGTTTTGAATAAATTTAATAAGACTGGAAATAGACTCTCTTAATAATTCTCTCCAGGCAGTATTGGAGTTGAGGTATATTTCTACATGTTTTGCTGCCTCAGCAGGAATATCATCTCCATATATACTAAGTTTTTTGATGATCTCATAATCAACCGGTATGTAGATTATTGGCTCTATCGGTGCCATCCAGACACCCTTTTCCTTTGCCTTCAGTAGTGCTTCTATAACTTCTCTATCACTTGCATTGTCTTTAAGATCCATTAAGGCAGCATAGTGATGGTCTATGTAGTGCATTACGAAAACTGCTTTCAGAATCCCATCCTGTCTGCATGTGTATAAGCCATATTCCGATGAATCTGGCAGTACTGTATGTGCTTCTTCATCTACAGTGCATCCGATATTCCTCAAATATTCTAGGAACTTTAAACCATTTTTAGCGTCTACAAAGGATATTAGCATAGACACCACGAAATTGTTTAACAAGTTTTCAGAGGTTAAAATCTATGTCTGTAAAAATGGTTGATGTAAGCGAAAAACCAGAGGTTTTTAGAGAAGCTGTTGCAAGAGGGTGTATAAAGCTTAGGAGAGAAACTGTTGAGAGGATTGGGAATAGAGAGGTTGAGAAAGGCGATGTTATAGTAGCATCATCTCTCGTGGCAATATCATCCGCCAAGCTAGCGCATATGATATTGCCTTTTTGCCACCCCATAAAGATAGACTATGTGGAGCCCAGGATTTGGCTAGAGGATGAAAGGCTTTGTATAGAGGTTTTGGTTAAAACTCGTGAGAGAACAGGTGTGGAGATGGAGGCTCTAACAGCTGTTTCAATAGCTCTTCTGAATGTATGGGATATGGTTAAGAAGTATGAAAAGGATGAGAAGGGCCAATATCCATACACAGAAATTGAGAGTATTAGAGTTGTTGAAAAAGTGAAAAAGAGTTGATTTTCACTTCTTTGGCTTGTAGAAGGGGTGCGCAACAGTATCTTTCTTCGCAAGTATTTCATCTATCTTTGGCTCTCCCTCCATGGCTCTCTTAATAGCTAGCTTCGTAGCTTCGTAATTGAATTTAAACACCTTGTCAGGGTCTTTAGCAGCTGGATGAACAAACACCCCACAGATTATCACAACATCTTCAACAATATCCTTTGGTATAATGCCCTCGGCAACGGCATCAGCAACAGCTTTTGCAACAGCATACTGAGCTGCACCAAAAACCAGCTCTGCCTGCTTCAAATTCTTTATAGTCACCTTGGGGACTATCAGTGTAACAGGCTTGACAAGAAGATTTGGTGTTAGAACAGCAAACAGCTTTGTGTGTCCATATGTCTGGTGGGCTAGACCAAATGCAAAGCCTATGCCTGCAGGTCCATCTTTATCCCCTATAATCAAGTCTATGTGGGCAATCTCAGGCTCTTCGCCAACAAGAGCCTCCCCAAATCTAATACCTATTTTTGCCATACAACTCACACCCTCTATAAAAGTTTATTCAAAAACCTATATAAAAATCTTTGTACAACATGGACTTTACTTTATTGAGCTACGATTTTTTTATCGGGTAGATGAAATCCCCTGTATCACCAACATATAGTCTATATTTAGTAGGGCCATCACCGTATCTAAGCAATTCGACGGATCCTCTGGCCAAGACGATGTCGCCTTTCTTAGCTATTTCGTTGAATCTCCCCCTAAGACTATAGACCTCTTCAACGTTGGTAATAGTGCCTTCTATGAACTCCTCTACCTCTACCTTATATCTACATGGAGTGAATATTGAATCTGAATCATCTTCTATTCTAAGCTTTAGAGTTGCTACACCGATTTTTGTACATGTGTAGGAACTGTACATATCGTCTTTCTCAGGCTCTTTCACCAATCTAATAAAGTATTTTCTTCCTCTGAATAAGCCTTCCAAAACCCTCTTAGACTCTATCTCAGCGAATTTCTCAAATGGTATAGGGGTCTCGGACACCCTCTCCCTATACAGCTCTCGCAAAGCATCACCAGAGTACTTCGCAAAGCCAAGGCTCTTATCGTTAACAACATCTTGTAGAAATCTATACATTTTGATGGAGTCGCGCCAGCCATAGACAACAATGTCGATGTCTGAGTCGCGAGTGTGCAGATCCGCTAGAATAGATCCTGAGATACCAATGTTCCTAACGCCGCCAACTTCATTGGCGAGCAGTATAAACTCTCTAACACTTCTAATAACATCGTCTTCGACTGCTCTATATGATAATATTTCTTCGGCTTTTTCAAGAGGATTCAAAACTGTTTCTATGTCGCTTAGGGGGACTGTGGGGACTGGCCGGCAGAAGAAACTATCGTGGGCTATGTAACGGGGGTAGCTATTGAGTAGATACATCGTCTCATTGTCTACACCAGGGATTTTCGCATATCTAAGCCCGGATGGGTGTATCCTATCCCCATCGCTTCTAGGTATATACTTGGGAAAGGCCACAACCTTGTTTGGCGGATGGGAAACCCCCTTGACATAGAATATGGACTTGTCTCTCAGAAGCAGGTAAAAGCCTTCAACAAGTCCGAACACCGTTAAACACCCTTTTCAGCTATCTAGCATCTGGGCTTATTAATAATTGGTATCGA includes the following:
- a CDS encoding DNA double-strand break repair nuclease NurA, with the protein product MLSNALDFALTYFGAIRSKVDEVISFDVARNVKSMWVFYKGYRNSYQKRHKITAIDSGYNYREFRGYALYIQNTVWVSIDGSSEEISNGVVDIDVISSSNIEYDLSLLSSIREIDFVYQLIQNTDIALIDGSLIAVFSKIRKALFDGGNELVEAKGFNIKDVLNNLLITLSLYPSKVFFISKNSTAKDVLGLVKGDIYYFERYTDGMPGYTKPVDLTNSRHIGIAVAAKTFRQSVKRVTGIDATIYMSYARFEPFSRIYRIEFVGEAGEPVEPRIKHLIDVLSQYIVSGYPYPLMRADQIARVSIGDVERIATVLGISSDPYDREPL
- a CDS encoding GNAT family N-acetyltransferase, producing MKIVECGIECLDTVKAILVKNMGWYQAYFAAACLELGRCRALVALVNNVEVGSLLFYEAKLSPSNLVVIYYVAVEEMYRGRGIGKALVSSAEYISDGSMYIATTHRDNVASRKMFKDLDYSEIPFEHLKESTIDFLERLACSYEDDIVLYKGHLELDYLASLSLNRVVAKQLWKELCFNPWKRIRHKH
- the fae gene encoding formaldehyde-activating enzyme, which produces MAKIGIRFGEALVGEEPEIAHIDLIIGDKDGPAGIGFAFGLAHQTYGHTKLFAVLTPNLLVKPVTLIVPKVTIKNLKQAELVFGAAQYAVAKAVADAVAEGIIPKDIVEDVVIICGVFVHPAAKDPDKVFKFNYEATKLAIKRAMEGEPKIDEILAKKDTVAHPFYKPKK